CAATGTGAATTCATCCCCACGAAACACCACAACACCCAAACAAGAAGTATACTTTTCCCATTAAACGATCTCATCACGACATTCCTTCTCAATTTCGTCTTGCCATGCTTACGGTTTTTTGTTTTGACACGTTGAAAAGCTTTGAAAGCACGCTTCGTTTCTTGACATATAGGAATCGCTCAGCCGATGGGGATTCACCGTCAATACGGGCGCCGAAGACTTGCTGATGACATCTTTGGCGACACTGCCAAAAAGAATATCTTTCAACCCTTGCCTTCCATGCGTGCCGATGATCACCATGTCAATTTGATGGTTGTCGACATATTTGATGATTTCAGCCGCCGGATCACCTGCTACAAAATCGGACCGCGCAATGGTGCAATTTGCCAGGTTTTGCGTGATAAATTCTTCAAGCCACTCGCCCGCTTCCTTAAGCCGCATCTCAATGTACTGATCGATCGCCGGCTCTACCCTTAATACGAAAACCTTGGAGTCGCATAATCTGGAATAATATTCCACGAAAGGCGCGACTTTTTCCGACACATCGCTGAAACGTACTACAGGGAAAAGTATATTCATTTGATATCCCTCTGTTCACCCAACAAAATTATCTCTTTATTGAATACATTATAATTTTATTTATCGAATCAACGCTGCCCCCTTATTAAAGAATGAGGCAGCGTTGATCCACTGTTTCACATTACCGGCTCTTGGTTCCCATCATCGACTCGGAGAAATTGCCTTGTCTGACGTTTGGATCACCGTAAGTATGCCGGTATTCATTTCCGTCCAAATTACGCGCATAATGAGTGGTACAGGCATGCTGGGTTTTATCATCCACGATCAGGAAGAAGCTTCGGGAGCAGAAAGTCCGGTAGGCCTTGCCGTCATCACCGCCCCACACCGCGGGAACCGGCACGGTCACCAGGGTTTTCCAGTAAGTAAGGGCCTTATCGTAGGCAATTTTGTAAACACCGCCGACAGTGGTATCCTCATACATGATCTGTCTGCCGTAATTGTAGTACTTATCATGCGGCATTCCTTCGATGACAAACATGTCTCTGGGAACCCACACCACGTTGGTCGGCATCCAGGCCAGTTCCTTGTTA
This sequence is a window from Desulfobacterales bacterium. Protein-coding genes within it:
- a CDS encoding universal stress protein translates to MNILFPVVRFSDVSEKVAPFVEYYSRLCDSKVFVLRVEPAIDQYIEMRLKEAGEWLEEFITQNLANCTIARSDFVAGDPAAEIIKYVDNHQIDMVIIGTHGRQGLKDILFGSVAKDVISKSSAPVLTVNPHRLSDSYMSRNEACFQSFSTCQNKKP